Within the Peromyscus maniculatus bairdii isolate BWxNUB_F1_BW_parent chromosome 2, HU_Pman_BW_mat_3.1, whole genome shotgun sequence genome, the region CATTCTAATTCCAGCACAGTCTTGCCAGCATCTGATGTTGCCGGTCTTCTAAGTTTTAGCTACCCTGGCAGGTGTAGTGGTGACCCACtatggctttaatttgcatttctgggCCACGGGACATTGAgcacatttttttatttggtaaCTGGTCACTCATATATCTTCCTTTGGGCATTATCCACTCAGACCTTTTATGTCCATTATTCTCATTCTGTTCCTTGAAAAAACACGTTTTGTTCCTTCCATATTTTGCACCCTGACCTTCTTTAGATATGTGAGTTGCACATGTCCTCCCGGGTTGTAGCTTACATTCCTTTTGAGTCGGGGTCTTGCTGTGTCATCTGGGTTGGGCTGGAGCTcttgactctcctgcctctgtcacGCCATGCCTGGTGTGTACTCATTTTCTTAATCATGTCTTCTGCTGAACAGATGTCTTGTATTTTGATCAACCCTAtcgattttttttagttattacTTTTCATATCTTCTCTAACAAAAAGTTGCCTTCTCCTAGTTGTAAagatatttttctatgttttaaaaGAACTCCATAGTTTTAGCTTTGGTTTAGATCTGTGATCCACGTGAATTAACGTCTGTGTATGGTGTGATTTAGGCAGTGAAGATCATTTCCCCAAATGGATATCTAGGCATCTCAGCAacgtttatttattatttttctttagcaatttttaattttttttaaattagtgtacAAGGTAGGTATGGTGGttcacatccttaatcccagcactcagaaggtagaggcagaaggatctctgtgagttcaaagccagcctattctacacagtgagttcaaggccagccaaaactacatagtgagaccctgagtacacaaaaggaaaaaaatcaacatatggTTATGGCATTTCCAAACCCCAAACCTAAACCATGCATTGTGGTGgattcctccccatctccttcgCCCCTCCATCCCACCTGTAACCTCCCCAGTCTCTAGTCCTCTTTCATGTCCCGTGTGTCCTTCCGCTCAACCTTTGTCCTTCCTCGTCACCTATTTTTACCTACTTTTTTCTCCAGCAGTTTAGAGTTTCAAGTCTTATGTTACAGTCTTCGCTCTGACTGGTGCTGATTTTGCGCAGGGTGAGGGATAAGAATCTAGTTTGGGTCTTCGACCTGAAGAGATCCAGGTTTTTTATCACcatgtgttgaagatgctgtcttttttctcaTGTGTGTTTTTGGCTTGTTTACCCTTTGTAAACAATTAGGTGGCTATGGCTGTGGCTGTATGTGCttattagagattttttttttctagtccatTGATCTGGATGTCTGTTTTGTGCCAGTACTCTGTCGTTTTCATTATTATGTATCCGTAGTATCAGGtttggtgatgcctccagaataTTCTctttgctcaggattgctttggctatggGCAGGGGGGAGGATCCTTTTGTGCTTTCATATGAGTTTGTACTGGCTacttctatgtcaacttgacgcaagctagagttgtctgagaggagggagccttaactgagaaaatgcctccatgagatcaggctgtagacaagcctgtagggcacttCCTTAGTTAGTGATTTAcgtgggaggacccagtccattaTAGGAGGGACTGCCCCtgcactggtggtcctgggttctataagaagacaGTCTGAGCAAGCCACACAGAGCAAGCAAGTcaacagcattcctccacggcctctgccttggtcatggtgtttcattacagcaacagcAACCCTCACTAAGAAAGttttaagaaagatttttctatttctaaaaaatgatgttacattttttaatcttttttttttgtgtgtgtgtgtttttcaagacagggtttctttgtgtagctttgtgcctttcctggcactcacttggtagaccaggctggcctcaaactcatagagatccgactgcctctgcctcctgagtgctgggattaaaggcgtgagccaccaccgcccagcacattttttaatcttttaaaaacatgtgaagctgggcggtggtggcgcacgcctttaatcccagcgctcaggaggcagaggcaggcggatctctgagttcgaggccagcctggtctatagagtcagttctaggacaggctccaaagctacacagagaaaccctgtctcgaaaaaccaaaaattaaaacaaaaacactgggctggagagatggctcagaggctaagatcactgatggctcttccagaggtcctgagttcaattcccagcaaccacatggtggctcacaaccatctgtaatgagatctggtgccctcttctggcctgcagtcatacatgctgtacacataataaataaataaatcttaaaaaaaaaacaaaaaacaaaaaaaacatgtgaataaaataaaatcatgcacCAAATTCATCAGACCCAATATATACCACAATGAACTTTTAAACAGTTAGAAGagccattctgaagctgtgaGGTTAACACTGGATTTCACACTTTTCTTGGGAGTTTTGATGGGTATCgcattggatctgtagattgcttttgctaaTATAGTCATGTTAGCAATGTTGATATTTCCAGTCTATGAACATGGCGATCTTTGCATCTTATAGTGTCCCCTTTCTAAGCGTTTCCTTCTTTCAGTGTTTTACAGTTTTCGCTGCTAAGGTTTTTtgcttccttggttaggtttctTCTACGGTAATTTTTTAGGTCATTGGAAACagaattgtttccctgatttcctttTCAGTCTGTTTTTCACGGCCATGAAGGGCAGCTACtggttttgtgtgttaattttgtatcctgccactttgctgaacGTGCTTATCAGCTCTAAGGATTTTCTAGTGGAGAGTTGgggtcttatttatttacttttaactacatttatttattctgggtGTACATATATGGGCACCCCTGTGCCACCacaggcatgtggaggtcagaggataacttgcaagcgttagttctcaccttccacctgtGGGCcccagaaactgaactcaggtcttggcAGCAGTGACTTTATTCATTGAGCCTTCTTGATGATCCACACAATCAGGTctcatgtatataattatatcatctgcaaacaaaGATGTTTTGATCCTGCCTTTTCTATTTGTATCACTTTAGCTTCTGTCTCTTATTTTGTTGCTGTAATAGAGACTCTTAAATTTTTCCTTCTTGGTTTCTTCAGTAATCCAGATATTACTCAGTAGTGTgctgtttaatctccatgagctttggattttctttctgttgatttCTAGCTTTGCTCCATAGCAGTCAGATAGAATATAAGAAGTTCAGTTTTCCTGTATTGGTTGAGACTTCATTTGTGACCTCCTCTAtgatctattttagagaaaatgggCTTCTGGGAAGAATGTGTACTCTGAAGTGTTTTGATGGAATCTTCTatgatgtctgttaagtccatttgatctgTGATGTCATTTAACTCCTGATgtccctctgtttcttttttctccataTGACTTGTCAACTGGTGAAATCGGGGTATTGGACTCATCCACTATTACTGCATTGGGGTTCATCTGTGGCTTTATttccagcagcatttgttgatgAAATTGGGTGCATCTGAGGACATATACATTCAGAATTATAGCGTTGTCTTGACTGACTGTCCACTTCATTAGCATAAAATGGccttctttatcttttctgacTAGTTTTGGTGggaagtctgttttgtcagatattgGAACAGTGATACCCACTTGTTTtctaggtccatttgcttggaacacCTTGGCCCATCCTCTCACCCtgaagtagtgtctgtctttgatggtGAGATGTGTTTCTCAGAGGCATTAGCTAGCTGGATCCTGTtcctgcttgttttgttttttaatctagtCTGCTAGCCAGTATTTTTTGATTAGATAATTGAGAGTATTAATATTCAAAGTTATTGTTTAAAGGTTTGTATTAATTCCCGTCATTCTGTTGATTTTGTAGCAGTTGGCCTTTTCCTAATCCTCATTTGCTTAACTGTTGTAGCACACCCTCTCCATAGCCTCTTAGAGGAGTTTATTCTTCTCTCTACTCCAAAGAATTCCTTACAGTAGCCTCTACAATGCTGGCTTAGCGGTCATAAATTCTGTGAGCCTGCTTTTATcacagatatttttctttctctgtcagtgATGACAGACAGTTTTGCTGAGGGCAGCTGTGTGGGCTGTCAGCTGTGGTCTTCCAGAACTTCCAGAATAACATCTTTCCATACCTTTATGGATTTCAGTGTTTCTGTTGAGAGATCGGCTGTTATTCTGCTGGACttgcctttatatgtgactttgtGCTTCTGTTTTGTAGAACTCAATGCACTTTTTTGTTGATTATAGTTAGTGTCTTAATTATTCTACTGTGGGGCGGGGTTCTTGTCTGGCATGTCTAATTGGTGTCCTCTGTGCCACCTGTGCTTTGATGAGCCTCTCCCCTTAGGTTTGGGAAATTTCATACTATGATTGTATTGAGAATATTTTCTGGGCTTTGGGCATAGAATTCTTCTTCATCTATGCCAATATTTCATAGGCTGGTTTTTCCATGGTGTCTCAAAGATTTTGCctgtataatttaaaattttatcaatgTCCTTGACTGAATTTACTAATCCCTCTACCTTATCTTCGAGccctgatattttattttcttcatgatcAACAAAATTGGTGAAACTTTCCAGAGGGCTTTAAAACTGACTTtttgaacattttgtttgtttgtttctagcttGTGGTGATTTTTGTgccccccaatatactgtgtcccccaataaaatttacctgaggatcagaggaaaaagccagccactatagtaaacagaaatcaggcaatggtagcacatgcctttaatcctatcattcaggaagcagggatctgtctggatctctgtgaattcaaagccacactgggaacagagccaagtgtggtgacacacgccattaatcccagcactaaccacagaggtctggaggtctgtacagacagacaggaagtgacagagctgggcaggaagagaaagtgatgtaggtgggctgagagagcaaatgagggagcagaacagaaaggcatataggtgtgggtatacaggaagtagctctctctttggagactgaggtgtcaatgaggtaaggttagctgtggcttgttctgcttctctgatctttttatctttttctcttcttcttctcctcctcctcctccttcttctttttgttgttgttgttgttttgttttttgagacagagtttctctgtgtaattttggtgcctgccttggaactcactctgtagaccaggttggcctcaaactcacagagacccacctggctctgcctcctgagtgctgggattaaaggcgggtgcaaCCACCGTCCTGCTTGCTTCTCTGATtgttcagaattcaccccaatatctggttctgggttttttttatttaataagaccatttagcaatttgtctacaccAGCTGTTTAATTAATTCTGTTATTGTATCATGTAGtgattttcttatttcattcagGTGTGTTCTCTCAGAGCCGATTCATTAATGCACTAATCCAACATTTACTCAGTTCTCTCTcactgttttgaaaatatttatcattatccttttgaattctttgtctgggGTTTCTTCTGAGCTACTCTCCTTGGGGTCGTTATTCAGTTGGTAGAttttggaggagatgtgtctctGCTTTTTatgttgcttgtgttttcatgCTGGGACTTGTGCATCAGGAATTAAATCACTGTTTGAAATTTATGTCAGAAGTTAGGTCATGTTTCTTCTTTCAGCTTGAAGAGTTTCAATGTTTGGGAGAAACTAGGTTGTCGTGAAGTTCAAGAGTCACTTGCCTCTGTGAGGTTGCGGTTTAAGACCCCTGGCTCTATGAGTCCTTCCCTCAGAGGATGACACTGTCTACAGCATCAGTCACTATCTAGGGGCAGACTCGCCGTGAAAATAATACAATAGTCAACTATACAACATCATCCCTAAGTGCAAAGGATTTTAGGGGGTAAAATTGTTAGCACATTGATAGTActgtgtgaaaaagaaaaagaagaaagccacaGAAAGACATGGTTAATGtcgggaagacagagagaaaactagGGAGATATAAATAGAAGTGGAAACCGGTTGGGGTGAAGGAGTGTGGGGGTGAGGGAATTTGGGCTAAAGGCAGACTGAAGACAGGTGAAGGTCAGTTAACAGATAACGTAGACAAGCCCCTTCTCTGAGCTGAGGCACAGACCCTGAAAAGCAGCCCAGACTAGGTTCtttgagagaggaaaggaaagaggagaccgCTGGGCTGTCCTGCTAAATGACATTGAGCATTAAACAAAGATGGGTAGAGGAGACGGAGAGGAGCGCGCTGGGAGGGGCTCTGAGATGATGGGGTTACTCATGCTGTGCCCTTGGGCATGTTTCACCGGTGGAGTCTGAAATCTGGTCACATCTCTCACTTCCTTCGGGCTCTATTCTGAATGCCTGCTCTCCGCCTGTGCTGATCTCGCCAGTGTCCTGGGCACCACTTGGAGTCGCTGTGAAAGTTCCCGGGGTGTACTTTGGTTCCCGCCAAGTTTTTCAGCTTTCTGGATGCTGTGCAGATCGATCTGCCCAAAGTTTCTTGTCCTTGGTCTTTCAGTGTTCGGTTTATCAGATGAGAGCCTACCATTCCGGCCGCTTTGTCTGAGCCCGACAGTGTGATGCCAAGAGAGCCTTGGGCGTCTAAGCCAGCAAAGCAgcagacttttttgttgtttgcttgtttttatgtttgtttgttattttctaactttatgtgtatgtgcactcttacgtgtggagatcagagggcagccTGCAGGAGGCCATTCTCTTTGTCCACCTTGTGATCCAGGAACCAAATCCAGATtgtcaggcttgctggcaagtgCCCTCACCCACAGAGCTGCCTCAGCTGCCCAGAAGTCTTTTGGAATAGCGTCTTGCTTCTGTTCTGTCAGCCAGTTCCAAGCACCCTGGCCAAGGGAAGAgtttccccagcctcccttccccccGCCCCACCTCTACCCCTTCCCTGTTCTAGGTGTGGCCTTTCCCCGGCAGTTTGGAGGGTCTGCTGCTTTCGGGAGATTTGTTTTTCAGCCTTCCCAAATTTTTCTCTTGAGACTCTGGCCACCTGCACCTGATTTTCATCTGTCTTGAATTGCCGTAATTCTTTTTTTAGATTCTGAAAAAATGGCTCCATGGTGAatagtgcttcctgctcttccagaagatcggagttcagttcccagcacccacattaggtggctgacaacctcctgtgactccagctgcaggggatctagtaccttcttctggcttcttaaGGCACCTGCAGTCACGGGGTATGCAGgtgagcatgtgcacatgtgacacacacacatatcaataacatatcaacaaaatgaaataatacttATCTGCAGGGGAGCTACCATGATTACAGCCATGTTTGTCCAGGTCGAGGCTCGTCTAGTGCGCTCTGGGTGTGCTGACCCTGTGACAATCGGGACTCAACTGCACAATATGTGATAGTGGGGAACTGCACCTATGCCCCCCCAAAAGTTAACAGAAAATAAACCCCTGCTGTTCAGCATCATCATGATGCTGTGTTAAAACACCCAGACAACAAGAACCCGACGGGACAAAGCGGCTGCTTTAGCTCACAATTCTGGTTACAGTCCATTTTTTCAGGGAAATTGAGGGTGGCAGGAATTTGAAGCAACTAGtaacatcacatccacagtcaggagagagaaatgaatgcgcAAACACAAGGTGCTTGTCAGCTCTCTCTATTCTCAGACCGTCCAGAGCCCCGAGCCAGGCAAGGGTGCTGCCCACTTCCAGACTGGATCTTCTCACGTCCTTTACAGACCTGCCACAGGGCAGTCTGGTccagacagtctctcactgagactcttcccaATTCATCTGAGGCTGTGTCAAGCTAACAGTTAAAACTGAACAATCGCACCTACAAATCAAACAAATGGAGTGATGAATTATTACTGGGAAGACAAGCATGGCTTGAtcaagaaacagaaggagaatTATAGCACCCAGGAGCCCACTGTGTCCCGTGCTAACCCCAACTCCTTCTCTCTACAATAACTGATATTTGCTCTGCCTTTGCAGTAGTCAACTCTTggtaattttaacatttttaacaaTGTCCCTCAGTGGACATCTACAAACACAATACTTTGGTTTtacagtagattttttttattacaattacatttttaataaaataatttgttttaccAGGATAAGCCCAACTTGATGATATATTATCTATAAAAATTACACAGATATGAATACATAGACCTTTTTGAAGTCTTACCAAATTCGGTATAGTTATTTTAAGGTTTTTGTGGCAGTTCAGGTCTGGTTCTGCCTCTTCTACTCTTAACTCTACCTTCTGTCTGGAATTTGGGTTCTTTTTCCCTTCAGTGATTGATATAATTGTCCACgtctgggcgtggtggcacactgcTGTCATCACAGCTCTTAGAAGGCTAAAGGAAAGGGTGacagccaaggccagcctggactacagaggagGAGCCTGCTTACCATGACAATTATGGCAATAATGCACTAGAAAAACCCATCTAGGCCTGAAGCTTTCTTTGTGGCTTTGTTCTAATAATAAATTCAGCTAGCTTAATAGGTATAGAGTTGTTCAAATGTTCCGTTTCCTCTTTTAGTGGTTTTTGTAAACTGTATTTTTTCAGAGGACTTAAGCATATCACTTAAATTGTTCGAGTTCTAGTCCCTAAAGTAATTCATAATATCCTTTTATTATTATCGTCTTGATATCTGTAAGTCAGTAGCAACTCTTTTTAACTCTTGATAGTTCATGTGTTCTCTCTCAGTCATCTGGTTATCTGTCTACTCTCTTTCTATTGCAGCCTGAGGCATGCTGAGTCTTTATCAACTTTGTTCCCTTTTATAATGCCTATCCGATTTGTTAATGTTTTCTATTGTCTCTTTTCCATTTCATTGTGTTTGTTTATAGTTTGTATTGTAATTTCCTTTGTCCCCACATTACAtttactttgttcttttcctAGCTTGTTAAGGTGAAAAGTTATAAATTCTAgcatatatttaaaactttaacATTCCATTGGAACTCAGCTTTAGATATATCACACACTTGttaactttttgagaatttcagacgTGAGCACACTGCATTTGCATCGTATCGACTCCTCCCTCTTCACCCTCCCAtatcttctgggctcctctctGGAATTCATGACCCCTTTTTTTTGATATATGTTACCACTGGCTAAACATCTAGAacatgaaagaggaaaagaaaaaaaaaacccagacataaaaataaatacacattctATTTGTCTGAAATTTCTAGAGAAACAAAACTTTCTAGAAATTACTTAGGAGTTCCCTGGGGTTGGAGTGTGGACTGATTGTAAGAGGACGTGAGGGAACCTTTGGAAGTGATATAAATGTTCTAAACATGGAGGGAGATTGTGTATTCCAGACCACCTTGGGCCACACAGTAAGACTCTATctacatcaaaataaaataagaagtgaATTTTCTCACACTGTGTTCCCAATTGTACAGAGAATAAAAAAGACCAAACTGACCCACACATACCAACTAGTTTtcactgaagaagaaagaaacatatttttcaccaagtttttattgcttttttaggCATACAAAGAATGTTTGATTttcacaatatttttcttttttctaggtCATTTAGTACAACCACTGTCTTTAGTCTAAAGAGTTGATGATCCAGCCTCAGCCACTCAAGAAGAACTCAGTCCAAACTGATCTGTAGGACCAGTGAGCAAGTCTATGCTTAATAAGTGGTCATTCCCAACAGAGCCCTGCTGTGCACAGAACCAGGAAATAACCCATTTCCCTTATATCAATGAATGAGGCATTTCCAACCCACCATGTTCCTTACAGCAACCTTCACATCCTTGTTTCTGAGGCTGTAGATGATGGGGTTCAGCATGGGAGTCAACACTCCATAAAATAAGGACATGAGTTTGTCTGAAACATCCTGTTTGTCTGCCCCCAGTGGGTCCTTGGACTTGGGCTTCCCATACATGAAGAGGATGGTCCCATAGAAGATGATCACCACAGTGAGGTGGGCAGAGCAGGTGGAGAaggccttcctcctcccctcagcaGAGGGGATCCTCAGGATGGTGGTGAGTATAAAGGTATAAGAGACAAAGATGAACAGAACTGGGACCCCCAGGAAGATCACATTGGCCACCCCCATGCTAATCACATTGATGGAGATGTCAGCACaggccagtttcaggacagccaagatctCACAGGTGAAGTGATTAATGACATTGTCCCCACAGAAAGGCAACTGTACTGCCAGAGATATCTGCACCAAGGAGTTGGCACCACCAGCCACCCAGGAGCTGATGGCCATGGGCACATAGGCAGCCTTGCTCATGACCACTGGGTACCTAAGGGggttgcagatggccacataacGATCAAACGCCATCATGCCCAGGAGCACACACTCTGTGGCTCCCATGGCAAAGGAGAGAAACATCTGCACCGCACAGCCTGAGAAAGAGATGGTCTTCCTGGGAGTGAGGAAACCATCCAGGACCAGGGGAATTGAGGAGGTGGTGTAGCAGATGTCCAGGAAGGAGAGGTTCcccaggaagaagtacatgggcgTGTGCAGGTGGGAGTCGAGGATGGTGACCAGGATGAGGACCCCGTTGCCCAGCAGGATCACCAGGTACATCAGCAGGATGAGCAGGAAGAAGGTTTTCTCCAGCGTTGGGTGATCTGACAAGCCCAGCAAGACAAATTCAGCTACCATGGACTGGTTGGCCACTTCCATTTctcatgttctctttctctttcatgaaAACAGGAGACAACAAGCACTTACGAGGACCAGTATAGGGGCACGTTTCTAGAATGTATAATTAGATTTACCCTTTAGATGCCAGTGTGTAAAATCAGTGCTGAAGGGATAAAATTCACTATCAGGTCAGGATGCTTTGGTTCAAGCAGGAAAAAGCCTCTGATAGAAGCTTAACCAAGCATGATCCATGGAAAACCATGATATAGCCAGGCCAGTGGAGCCGGCATGCCTGAAGGGAAGGGATGTGTCTCTTTCTGCGTGCAGGGCTACATGAAAACCACAAAGAGGAACCTTTAGAATGCTACAGGGTTCCAGAAGAGGGCAGACACATGGACTTCTCTGGCTTGGTCCCAGATCCCTCCCTCTATTCTCCTAGTCCGCTGTCACTCCTGGTAATGTTAGCTATTGGCATCATCTCTCTCCTCTAGCCTAATTCTGTACCCTTACAATAATGTTATGATAATAATTTAGCTCCACAGAGGCAGACCTGAGATTCACGTAGGCAGTTCTCTTTTCTTGCTCGTGGTTTTTGGAGACCCGACTGGGTCAGGCGGCTGGAACAGCATTCCAGAACCTGTGACTATTCTGTTATGTTATGTACAGTGAGTTtttcccctaataaattcctttaccaATTTaacagactctgtggatttcttgtTATAACCTCAGTTTGTTCTTAGGACCCATACGATGGAAAGGGAGAATTAACTCCTTTAAGTTggtctctgacctctacatgagcactgtggcatatgtgtgtgcatgtcacatacaaatgaataaatgttttaaaacaacgAGGAAACCGATGCTCTGAGAACCACAAGGCtgggacagagccaggcggttctCCAGTCTCCCCTAGACTCCACCTCATCATATATGTTCTCGCCTACCATTTGTACAGAACGTGTCTACTGAAGACAAAAGGGCCCAGTTATGACGCTTTGCTCACTCTCACCCTCCCTAGGACACTCACAGACAATAGATGTATGGCCCCATcctctaagacagtggttctcaacctgtgggtcgagaccccctTGGGGGGTTAATGACTGtctcacaggggtcgcatatcagatatcctgcatatctaatatttacattacaattcataacagtagcaagattacagttaggaagcagcaacaaaaatagcTTTatggtcactacaacatgaggaactgtattaaagggttgcagcaccaggaaggctgagaaccgccGCTCTAAGAAATCTGCCTTGTAGCCGGCAGATTGAGGGGCATGAGTGGGGCCCCGGCTGCACCCACTGTTGCTAGGGAACTGGGTGAGAGAAGCCAAGCCCGGGCTGAAGCTCTCCTCCTGCAGTTATCAGAGAGGCTGAGCTGGAGGCACTGGGagtaactgaagaaaaagagaTCTGGTTTTAGAGATGCTAGCTCTATGCAAAGGAGATGGAGCCTTGGCCGGGAGGCTGGGACGTAACTTCTCATCCTCAACTGTGCGAGTCTTCCAGGAAAAAATAAACCAGACCTAAAACCGTTTCCCAGTCGTCCCGACACCTGATGGGCAGCTCACATCTCTCACCCTTCCGCCAGGCAGCCTTGATGATGAGAAAGTTTGCCCTACATTAGACAGACACCCCCTTCTATTGTCGCCCTCCACACACGTGCCCCCATCCCGCCCTACCCCTGCACCAGCCAGGACTCCCTGAactccctgcttcctccctttcctctgtaAAGAACCCACCCGAGGGGTGTGGAAGCCAGGACCAAGTCTGACCTTGGATGCCCCCTGTCCTGGAGCCCCCGCTTGGCTCCTCCTCTCACCTACCTGAAGAAGGTCTGGCCACAGAGAGAAGCCGGCCTGTGTCCCCCGGGCGGACAAGTCCATGGTGCAGAGGGGAGCTCCCCCAGCAGAAGGTCCCCCggtgaggaggaggctggagctgTCTGGGCTAGGAAAAGGATGGTTTCAGCTACCTATATTGCGCTCACCTGCCCCAGCCTGGTCTGTCGGCCTGGGACACACAGCAGTTCTGCCTCGCTGTCTCGGGCACAGCAGAAGGAGGAAAGACACGGTTGGCTGTAGCTGGGGGGGgccggggggtggtggggggtcgTGCTGCTCCCAACTCTAACTGCCCTTCCCCATTCCCAGGGAAAACATAAGATAAGAGACCCCTGGAGATGCCACTTGCCGGCTGCCCGTGTTCTGTgctttctgccctctgcccttcacCTGGCTCTCCAGAGGGCTTATCAAGGATCCTGGGAAAGTTTAGAGTCCTCGTTGTTTGGGAGCCGGTCCTAAATCCCAGAGGCAATTTAAAGTTTGCTGGGAGGGCTCCCGGGAGTTTCGGGTCTGTGTTCCACAAATCCAATTAGACAACAGCAGACAGGCCTGTGTGAGTCGGAACCCTCACTGTAAAGGAATGTTCCTTAGACAAGGAAGACCCTGCCCTGTGCCCGGTGCTTGCCGGCCTTGCTGGGAATGGGGGATAACAAAGGCCCAACTGTGCTTTGGTCACAAGAGGATGATGGTCCCCATAGCTGAGACAGGCACCCTGGTCATCCAATGCTCCCAAGCAGCTGTTGACAGTAGCATTAGAGACTGAGGGTTGTTTTGTCCCAATGTCCCCACCTAGCCTCCTGCTTGCAGGCCCTAGGGTGGCTACCGAGGATTTTGGGGTAGAAAAGAGGCCTTCCCACAGTCAGGGAATATGTGAGTAAGGGCACAGGGAGGCTTGAATTCACGGATGGACACACCATCAGCAGTCTGCGTCTCCTCTGGAGAACTGTGGAAGTGTTTCACTAGTCCCTCTCCCCATTAACTAACTTTACCCATCTCCCCCACC harbors:
- the LOC143271648 gene encoding olfactory receptor 13C7-like, with protein sequence MEVANQSMVAEFVLLGLSDHPTLEKTFFLLILLMYLVILLGNGVLILVTILDSHLHTPMYFFLGNLSFLDICYTTSSIPLVLDGFLTPRKTISFSGCAVQMFLSFAMGATECVLLGMMAFDRYVAICNPLRYPVVMSKAAYVPMAISSWVAGGANSLVQISLAVQLPFCGDNVINHFTCEILAVLKLACADISINVISMGVANVIFLGVPVLFIFVSYTFILTTILRIPSAEGRRKAFSTCSAHLTVVIIFYGTILFMYGKPKSKDPLGADKQDVSDKLMSLFYGVLTPMLNPIIYSLRNKDVKVAVRNMVGWKCLIH